From the genome of Biomphalaria glabrata chromosome 17, xgBioGlab47.1, whole genome shotgun sequence, one region includes:
- the LOC106076029 gene encoding uncharacterized protein LOC106076029 isoform X2 — MGFPCLADMCLFYVFMDITLNKGQSLRKRINIPTGGVRFSHNCYPNKVVSQKDYVNIVGFLSRDGLLSDLWSGVLDFYIEPVAGRSHKVCGVSFTACSSSQANACRCTSVTSLNMYFSVTIRLTSEMNNSRVVAFTSDEVNFTSEAATIILEPDVWSSITFDNKTVNVRSCMVDVSRKTVTAFTFCVMYAIKPRLTYRYRRQEVAHDDGSSCLHGTLELMNSLVTLTFSYLDECGRSNSFVCYLYSDVLIYLQLNNTMVDIFNCSASWPQGQILLITFCASRIRQPKVVVTFNGDTLGSFQTECANVTVHVSSFSNTLNIDYSDSSQNAGSYDCYISGVKGQGDFLETMPYDWSDSNEMKPRSGFRIDTFLIALVMTIFLIFGAVSSIFVYEYYDRRKSKSPKHHAPAPYKISSKDILGDVYTGPSRIKSISTGTGDSSSVDSESYDSTTS; from the exons ATGGGGTTTCCTTGTTTGGCTGATATGTGTTTATTCTATGTTTTTATGGACATTACTTTGAACAAAGGACAAAGCTTGCGAAAAC GGATTAACATACCCACTGGAGGCGTGAGGTTTTCTCACAACTGTTACCCCAACAAGGTCGTGAGTCAAAAAGATTACGTTAACATCGTCGGGTTTCTCAGCCGAGATGGTCTTCTTAGTGACCTCTGGTCAGGTGTCCTTGACTTCTACATTGAACCTGTTGCAGGAAGAAGCCATAAG GTCTGTGGCGTGAGCTTTACAGCGTGCTCTAGCAGCCAGGCCAACGCTTGTCGGTGCACATCAGTGACGTCATTGAACATGTATTTCTCAGTGACCATCAGGCTGACCTCAGAGATGAACAACAGCAGGGTCGTGGCCTTCACCTCCGACGAGGTCAACTTCACGTCTGAGGCCGCCACCATCATATTAGAGC CGGATGTCTGGTCAAGTATAACGTTCGACAACAAAACAGTCAATGTCCGGAGTTGCATGGTGGATGTGTCCAGGAAGACCGTGACGGCCTTCACCTTCTGTGTGATGTACGCAATTAAGCCTCGGTTGACCTACAGATACAGACGACAGGAGGTCGCGCATGATGACGGCAGTTCCTGCCTGCACGGAACCTTGGAACTGATGAATTCACTGGTCACCTTGACCTTTTCTTACCTTGACGAATGTGGTCGCAGTAACTCTTTCGTCTGTTACTTGTACT CTGACGTCCTGATCTACCTTCAACTAAACAACACAATGGTGGACATCTTTAACTGCTCTGCCAGTTGGCCCCAAGGCCAGATCCTACTCATCACATTCTGTGCGTCACGAATTAGGCAACCTAAGGTGGTTGTGACCTTCAACGGCGACACACTTGGGTCGTTTCAAACTGAATGTGCCAATGTGACAGTACACGTGTCTTCATTTAGTAACACTTTAAACATAGACTATAGCGACAGTTCTCAGAACGCTGGATCTTACGACTGTTACATCTCGG GAGTCAAAGGTCAAGGTGACTTTTTGGAGACGATGCCCTACGACTGGTCAGACTCTAATGAAATGAAACCACGCTCCGGATTCCGAATCGACACATTCCTGATTGCCCTAGTGATGACCATTTTCCTCATTTTTGGGGCAG tttcttccATCTTTGTGTACGAATATTATG ATAGGCGGAAAAGTAAAAGTCCTAAACATCACGCACCAGCGCCATACAAAATCTCTTCCAAAGACATTCTAG GTGATGTCTACACAGGACCAAGCCGAATTAAAA
- the LOC106076029 gene encoding uncharacterized protein LOC106076029 isoform X1, which yields MGFPCLADMCLFYVFMDITLNKGQSLRKRINIPTGGVRFSHNCYPNKVVSQKDYVNIVGFLSRDGLLSDLWSGVLDFYIEPVAGRSHKVCGVSFTACSSSQANACRCTSVTSLNMYFSVTIRLTSEMNNSRVVAFTSDEVNFTSEAATIILEPDVWSSITFDNKTVNVRSCMVDVSRKTVTAFTFCVMYAIKPRLTYRYRRQEVAHDDGSSCLHGTLELMNSLVTLTFSYLDECGRSNSFVCYLYSDVLIYLQLNNTMVDIFNCSASWPQGQILLITFCASRIRQPKVVVTFNGDTLGSFQTECANVTVHVSSFSNTLNIDYSDSSQNAGSYDCYISGVKGQGDFLETMPYDWSDSNEMKPRSGFRIDTFLIALVMTIFLIFGAVSSIFVYEYYVSVSDRRKSKSPKHHAPAPYKISSKDILGDVYTGPSRIKSISTGTGDSSSVDSESYDSTTS from the exons ATGGGGTTTCCTTGTTTGGCTGATATGTGTTTATTCTATGTTTTTATGGACATTACTTTGAACAAAGGACAAAGCTTGCGAAAAC GGATTAACATACCCACTGGAGGCGTGAGGTTTTCTCACAACTGTTACCCCAACAAGGTCGTGAGTCAAAAAGATTACGTTAACATCGTCGGGTTTCTCAGCCGAGATGGTCTTCTTAGTGACCTCTGGTCAGGTGTCCTTGACTTCTACATTGAACCTGTTGCAGGAAGAAGCCATAAG GTCTGTGGCGTGAGCTTTACAGCGTGCTCTAGCAGCCAGGCCAACGCTTGTCGGTGCACATCAGTGACGTCATTGAACATGTATTTCTCAGTGACCATCAGGCTGACCTCAGAGATGAACAACAGCAGGGTCGTGGCCTTCACCTCCGACGAGGTCAACTTCACGTCTGAGGCCGCCACCATCATATTAGAGC CGGATGTCTGGTCAAGTATAACGTTCGACAACAAAACAGTCAATGTCCGGAGTTGCATGGTGGATGTGTCCAGGAAGACCGTGACGGCCTTCACCTTCTGTGTGATGTACGCAATTAAGCCTCGGTTGACCTACAGATACAGACGACAGGAGGTCGCGCATGATGACGGCAGTTCCTGCCTGCACGGAACCTTGGAACTGATGAATTCACTGGTCACCTTGACCTTTTCTTACCTTGACGAATGTGGTCGCAGTAACTCTTTCGTCTGTTACTTGTACT CTGACGTCCTGATCTACCTTCAACTAAACAACACAATGGTGGACATCTTTAACTGCTCTGCCAGTTGGCCCCAAGGCCAGATCCTACTCATCACATTCTGTGCGTCACGAATTAGGCAACCTAAGGTGGTTGTGACCTTCAACGGCGACACACTTGGGTCGTTTCAAACTGAATGTGCCAATGTGACAGTACACGTGTCTTCATTTAGTAACACTTTAAACATAGACTATAGCGACAGTTCTCAGAACGCTGGATCTTACGACTGTTACATCTCGG GAGTCAAAGGTCAAGGTGACTTTTTGGAGACGATGCCCTACGACTGGTCAGACTCTAATGAAATGAAACCACGCTCCGGATTCCGAATCGACACATTCCTGATTGCCCTAGTGATGACCATTTTCCTCATTTTTGGGGCAG tttcttccATCTTTGTGTACGAATATTATG TTTCTGTTTCAGATAGGCGGAAAAGTAAAAGTCCTAAACATCACGCACCAGCGCCATACAAAATCTCTTCCAAAGACATTCTAG GTGATGTCTACACAGGACCAAGCCGAATTAAAA
- the LOC106076029 gene encoding uncharacterized protein LOC106076029 isoform X3, producing MYFSVTIRLTSEMNNSRVVAFTSDEVNFTSEAATIILEPDVWSSITFDNKTVNVRSCMVDVSRKTVTAFTFCVMYAIKPRLTYRYRRQEVAHDDGSSCLHGTLELMNSLVTLTFSYLDECGRSNSFVCYLYSDVLIYLQLNNTMVDIFNCSASWPQGQILLITFCASRIRQPKVVVTFNGDTLGSFQTECANVTVHVSSFSNTLNIDYSDSSQNAGSYDCYISGVKGQGDFLETMPYDWSDSNEMKPRSGFRIDTFLIALVMTIFLIFGAVSSIFVYEYYVSVSDRRKSKSPKHHAPAPYKISSKDILGDVYTGPSRIKSISTGTGDSSSVDSESYDSTTS from the exons ATGTATTTCTCAGTGACCATCAGGCTGACCTCAGAGATGAACAACAGCAGGGTCGTGGCCTTCACCTCCGACGAGGTCAACTTCACGTCTGAGGCCGCCACCATCATATTAGAGC CGGATGTCTGGTCAAGTATAACGTTCGACAACAAAACAGTCAATGTCCGGAGTTGCATGGTGGATGTGTCCAGGAAGACCGTGACGGCCTTCACCTTCTGTGTGATGTACGCAATTAAGCCTCGGTTGACCTACAGATACAGACGACAGGAGGTCGCGCATGATGACGGCAGTTCCTGCCTGCACGGAACCTTGGAACTGATGAATTCACTGGTCACCTTGACCTTTTCTTACCTTGACGAATGTGGTCGCAGTAACTCTTTCGTCTGTTACTTGTACT CTGACGTCCTGATCTACCTTCAACTAAACAACACAATGGTGGACATCTTTAACTGCTCTGCCAGTTGGCCCCAAGGCCAGATCCTACTCATCACATTCTGTGCGTCACGAATTAGGCAACCTAAGGTGGTTGTGACCTTCAACGGCGACACACTTGGGTCGTTTCAAACTGAATGTGCCAATGTGACAGTACACGTGTCTTCATTTAGTAACACTTTAAACATAGACTATAGCGACAGTTCTCAGAACGCTGGATCTTACGACTGTTACATCTCGG GAGTCAAAGGTCAAGGTGACTTTTTGGAGACGATGCCCTACGACTGGTCAGACTCTAATGAAATGAAACCACGCTCCGGATTCCGAATCGACACATTCCTGATTGCCCTAGTGATGACCATTTTCCTCATTTTTGGGGCAG tttcttccATCTTTGTGTACGAATATTATG TTTCTGTTTCAGATAGGCGGAAAAGTAAAAGTCCTAAACATCACGCACCAGCGCCATACAAAATCTCTTCCAAAGACATTCTAG GTGATGTCTACACAGGACCAAGCCGAATTAAAA
- the LOC106059506 gene encoding uncharacterized protein LOC106059506, whose translation MDSMLLSSEIFGSIETQVAEGGEADLHELLKKCQKNPEHKEFIPYTHFNINHLPEGLKDADLYEYIRAEGHLTVRVDVKMTSPHRPKFLPNSNVPYPYYEPKKKESLRFGSGEVYNVIKFLDGIGQDVRGHSFFRQYSSCICPKCSLVHSHGQSGAPSSVWWEIIIRTATHVVFDDIEAEHTKCKLYYDEQNHPGTILEISAFMIGR comes from the exons ATGGACTCCATGTTGCTATCTAGCGAGATATTTG GTTCTATTGAAACACAAGTAGCCGAAGGCGGAGAAGCTGATCTGCAcgaacttttaaagaaatgtcaaaaaaatccggaacataaAGAGTTTATTCCGTACACACATTTTAATATCAATCATCTACCTGAAGGCCTTAAAGATGCAGACTTGTATGAGTATATAAGAGCTGAAGGCCATTTAACTGTGAGGGTGGATGTCAAAATGACCAGTCCACACCGTCCAAAGTTTTTGCCCAATTCAAATGTGCCCTATCCCTACTACGAGCCGAAGAAAAAAGAATCCCTGAGATTTGGCAGTGGGGAAGTCTACAACGTTATCAAATTTTTAGACGGCATTGGCCAAGACGTTCGTGGGCATTCGTTTTTTAGGCAATACTCAAGTTGCATTTGCCCGAAATGTTCTTTAGTACACAGCCATGGGCAAAGTGGGGCACCCAGCAGTGTCTGGTGGGAGATAATCATAAGAACAGCTACGCATGTTGTCTTTGACGACATTGAGGCTGAACATACTAAATGCAAATTGTATTACGATGAGCAGAATCACCCTGGTACCATCCTGGAAATTTCAGCGTTTATGATAGGACGATAG